The stretch of DNA TCGTCATATTCCGGCTCCGGTATTCCCATGAAAGAAGGTTTTAAATCCTCAAAACTTTTTATCATGAAAAAGTCCATCTCTCCCTGCTTTCTGCAGCGGGGAACGGCAGTACTGATGCCTTCTGACAAAAGATATTCTATAAGTTTTTAAAGTATCTGCTTCATCTCTGTATGAAACATAGGTAAGGACGATTTCTGCTTTCCTGATAAGATCTGCGTTTACGAGGTTTTCAAGGATCTTAAGATCTGCCTCTTTCTTTTTTTCTGCAGAAGGAAAAAGTTCGGAACGCATTTTAAGCGCCTGTTTTCTGAAAAGCAGTTTATCTGTCATCATCGGCTTGTGTAAAGAAGTGATGAAGCCAGTGCTTCACTTATCTCCCTTGACTTTAAGATCTCAACGATCTTGAGTGAAAAGTCGACAGCTGTTCCCGGACCTCTTGATGTGAGGAAGCTGCCTGAAAGACATACTGTTCCGTAGGCGATTTCAGCACCTTCTAGCTGGCTTTCAAAACCGGCATAGCAGAGTGCCTTGTGTCCCCTGAGAAGTCCTCTGTGTCCGAGAATGGACGGAGCTGCACATATAGCAGCCACATATTTATTGTTGGTAACGCAGAAGTCAATCGCCTTCTGAACTGTGTCAGAAGCCTCAAGATTCTTTGTTCCCGGCATTCCGCCCGGAAGCACGATCATTTCTGTTTCAGCGTCCGGAGCGAAGTCTGTGTCCTTAACGTCGGCCTGAACAAGTATACCGTGTGAACCGCGGATAGCTTCCCTTCCGATACCGACTGTTTTAACATCAATTCCGCTTCTTCTGCAAAGATCAACTACTGTAAGGGCTTCGATCTCTTCAAAGCCGTCAGCGAGAAAAACGTAAACCATATTAAACCTTCTTTCCAGGGAAACGCTGATCAAACCGTAAATCCGGCTTTCGCCGGATTTACGGAGGTGGGATTTGCGGGGCTTCGCCCCGAACCCTCACGCTGATTTATGAGAAATCAGCGTTTCCCTAAGCTTTGTTATCTGAGTGCAGTCTGCTGTAAAAATCTTTTACTTCAGCGTATTTTCCGCAGGTCATCTTCCCTTCAGGACATTTGCCCTCGGAATAGCATGAAGGACCGGCTTTCCTAAACACATTCGGCGCGGCTTCGCAGCAGAGTTTCAGCATTTCATCTGCAACATCCTTTATTTCCCACTGTGCTCTGCAGCAGCAGCGGTGCCTGAAGAAATTCAAAAGACTTCTGACGTTCATCGTAACCACTATCTTGGTCTCGCACGCATTCGGAAGTACAAAACGCGCATCTTCATTAGCTTTTTTTTCTTGCTCTGGATGCGGCTTCCTTTTCGTCAAAAGCCCTGTTCCATAAAAGTCTTTTTATGATTTTCAGTGAGAATATCAGCGATCCCTGTTATAACTCTCAGTAAGTGCTTCCATCTGCCTGTCAAACTCAGCTTTTGCTTCAGGAACAGCCGCAATTTCCGGCGGTGTTATGAAGTCAAATCCGTCTTCATTTACATAGCGCTGGCTTTTCTGTGAATATGACGCTATTCTGTGGTCTTACAAGCTGATGCGGAACACGCCCTTGATATACCCTCAATGCCGAAAGTAAAGCTGACATGCTCTAGAACGCTCTCGTGTCCGATGCTTATGAGCAATTGATACAAAGCTTTTCCACCTTTTCATCGGTAAGTCCTTCCTTCAGCGACATGATATCGCTCGGGGAATAGCAAAGCTTTGCAGCAGTAGCAATAATTCTTTCCGGATCAGGAGTATGGGCTATAAGAGTTACTTTCAAACCTTATACATCTCCCAAAACAATATTCCTTATAATTTTTATCATTTTATACTATAAAAAGTCAATAGAGCATACGCCGGAGAAAAAAGCGGCTGCATCAAAAAAAACGCAGCCGCTTTCCTGAGGAAACGCTGATTTATGAATAAATCAGCGTGAGGGTCCGGGGCGAAGTCCCGCAAATCTCACCTCCGGAAATCCGGCGAAGCCGGATTTCCGTTTTAATCAGTGTGTCCTTAAACAACAAC from Ruminococcus sp. HUN007 encodes:
- a CDS encoding DJ-1 family glyoxalase III, coding for MVYVFLADGFEEIEALTVVDLCRRSGIDVKTVGIGREAIRGSHGILVQADVKDTDFAPDAETEMIVLPGGMPGTKNLEASDTVQKAIDFCVTNNKYVAAICAAPSILGHRGLLRGHKALCYAGFESQLEGAEIAYGTVCLSGSFLTSRGPGTAVDFSLKIVEILKSREISEALASSLLYTSR